The genomic segment TGGCAGACAACGGGGAGCGGCCAGCTGAGGATGCCGCGGCTGAACAATCCCGATTCTGGCGAATGAATGcaggggcgtcggcgttccTGTTTGGCGTGGACAAAGACATCGACGGCAGGCGAAAGAACCGCGCGGAGAAAGTCATGAAGCGCGTGAAACAGCTCAGCAAGAGGTCGAAGTTCACCCGGAGTCCCGAattcgacgaggagctcaagcagCTGGAGCCTCTCACGTCGTTCCAGGCGCATCGGCTTTGCCGGGACAAGGGACTGGCGATTCGTAACCGGGAGGGGCACCCGATCCCGCTCGCCAAGCTGAAAGAGCGGCTGCTGCACCTGGAGCACGGGCGGTCGTCCGCGGACTGGTTCCACGCCTCGCCGTTCGGCAGGAACAAACGGGGCTACTGGGCCCCCATCGCACTCGGGCTGGTGCAGTGTCTGCTCATCAGCGCATTCACCGTGGGACTGACGTACGCAGTGTATCTCGTCGGAGCCTCGTATCACGACAAGTACGCGTGCGACCGGATATGGAACTGGCTCAACCCGCAGTGCCAGGTTGCGGACTTCgtgcggacgacggcgaagcaGTGGGTGTACAGGTGGTACTGGCAGGTGGGCacggtcatcgcggcgagggcggggcaCTGGGCGGACAAGATGAGCAAAGAGGCGAGCCGCCTGGCTCTGGACGCCACGGACAACATCGCGAAGCAtctgggcgacggcgaagatggAGACGCCATCCCGGACGAGGAGTTCGATTGATGAGAGTAATACGGTGTAATCAAATAAATATCAACGCGTGCCTTTGCGGCTTTGGCGGAGAGGAGGGACTGCCGAAAACCGATCACTTTTTGCCGAAACCCGCGCCCCTGGCGGCGTGTTCCGCCACCTTGTGACTCACAACCCCGCGGAGAATGTCCAGGGTCAGCTCCGGCGCGTTGCTGCCGTACACCTCGCCCTGCACGGACGCCATCATCTTCGCGATCTCGCGCCCGCTGAACCCCTCCGTCTGCTCAGCCACCGccttcagcgccgcgtcgtcgacatcCGCCGAGACCGCAATCGGAGTCCCCTTctttccgccgccgcgcttgcCCCCCTTGCCGAtgcccatcgcgccgagtAACCcctgcgccggcgcgtcgtcgcccgcgtcctcgccgcgcgcgatcagCTTATCGAAGTACAGGCGGACCATGCGCTGAcgagcctccgcgtcggggaGGCCAAACTCGAGGGACTCGTCCATGCGGTccagcaccgcggcgtccaaaTCCTCGGGCCTGTTCGTCGCGACCAccaggacgacgtcgcgggagaGCTCGCCGGTGCGATACAGCAGcgcgttgagcgccgcgcggacgccgggagCAGtctcggacgccgcgacgccgcccgaaCGCTTGGCGAGAAACGcatccgcctcgtcgatgaagAGCAACAAACCGCGGcgagacgtcgacgcccagTCGAAGAGCTCGTGAATGCGGgtcacggcgtcggcgcccaacggcgcgacgtcaccgccggtCATGAGGGCGTAGTCCAGGCCGGAGTACCTCGCGAGCCTCTTGGCGGCCATGGTCTTACCGGTGCCGGGGGGACCGTAGAGCATGACGTTACGAAACGGCGCCGAGTTTTTTCGGGTattcgcggtggcgacggcgaggtgctTGACGCGAGACTCGAGGTTACGCTggagcacgacgtcgccgaggatgcctcccgcgccggggctggccttcgcgacggcggacgcgccctcgccggcctgagcggcggtcgccgtcgccgcctgaGCGGCCTGGGGGCGGAAACCCCAGATGTTCCTGCTCgtctcgcggacgagcgaCGGCTGCCCGAGGTACCTCTCGAGCATTCGGAATCCCATCCTACTgccctccctcgcgccgtacacgccaacggcgagcgcggtgatcccgcccacgaacgccgcgcccctctgCCTGTCCTCGAGCAGGCCGGAGAATCCTTTCCCGACGGTGGACAGAGTCTCCTGGAGCAGCTGCATCGCCTTGCTCGTCTCCGCCTCGATCCGCGCCAGCATCTGCCGGCGGATCACGTCCTCGTTCGCCCTGTTCTCCGCGATCCTGCCttcagcctccgcgatggacttggcgcggatgagctcgcgctcgtgctcggcTTTCTGCCGATCTGTCTCGCGGCGCGACTGCTGAATCTGCTCCTCGGTCTGCCTTCGCAGCGACTCCTGGCGctgcgacgcgtcctcctgCATCTTGACCATCTCGGCGTTGCGCtgccgcgtcgcctcgtgcTCGGAGTTGTAGCGCTTCCGCGCGAGCTGATCCTCGTACTCCTTGATCTgcgcctgctgctgcgccCTGGCCTCATCGGTCTTGCGCTGCTCCTCCCACCGGACGCGTTCGGTGTTGGTGGcgtgctgcgcggcgagcgcctgcatCTCGGCCTGCTTGGCCTgcgcctcggcagccttggtGCGCTCCTGCTCGGTGGACAGGGAGATGACCTACGCGTGCACGTTCGATGGAGGGGACGGGTCAGTAGGTGACGATCGGATCAAGATCAATCCAACCGTCGGGATTATTTTTCGCCGATCGCGGGATCGGGAGCGAGATCGGGGTGAGCGCGGGGCGAGAGGGCGGCAGGACGCTCACGTTCTTGGCGTGCGGGGACGAGTTGATCTCCCTGAGCGCTttggcgccgcgctcgagcgcctcgggatcgaacgagggcgcga from the Micromonas commoda chromosome 8, complete sequence genome contains:
- a CDS encoding predicted protein produces the protein MLRAAVERFGAHVAVGAGAAGAAAAAAVPTARCAKDEAKTVAPSFDPEALERGAKALREINSSPHAKNVISLSTEQERTKAAEAQAKQAEMQALAAQHATNTERVRWEEQRKTDEARAQQQAQIKEYEDQLARKRYNSEHEATRQRNAEMVKMQEDASQRQESLRRQTEEQIQQSRRETDRQKAEHERELIRAKSIAEAEGRIAENRANEDVIRRQMLARIEAETSKAMQLLQETLSTVGKGFSGLLEDRQRGAAFVGGITALAVGVYGAREGSRMGFRMLERYLGQPSLVRETSRNIWGFRPQAAQAATATAAQAGEGASAVAKASPGAGGILGDVVLQRNLESRVKHLAVATANTRKNSAPFRNVMLYGPPGTGKTMAAKRLARYSGLDYALMTGGDVAPLGADAVTRIHELFDWASTSRRGLLLFIDEADAFLAKRSGGVAASETAPGVRAALNALLYRTGELSRDVVLVVATNRPEDLDAAVLDRMDESLEFGLPDAEARQRMVRLYFDKLIARGEDAGDDAPAQGLLGAMGIGKGGKRGGGKKGTPIAVSADVDDAALKAVAEQTEGFSGREIAKMMASVQGEVYGSNAPELTLDILRGVVSHKVAEHAARGAGFGKK
- a CDS encoding predicted protein, which encodes MDDSDSDDDLVASLVGSGMRGGQKAVGDQLARFRRGESRGEILAARRADDMPASSPAPPPARTSNNLSARAAAVGASSPRAKLLWKKVRDNRLADNGERPAEDAAAEQSRFWRMNAGASAFLFGVDKDIDGRRKNRAEKVMKRVKQLSKRSKFTRSPEFDEELKQLEPLTSFQAHRLCRDKGLAIRNREGHPIPLAKLKERLLHLEHGRSSADWFHASPFGRNKRGYWAPIALGLVQCLLISAFTVGLTYAVYLVGASYHDKYACDRIWNWLNPQCQVADFVRTTAKQWVYRWYWQVGTVIAARAGHWADKMSKEASRLALDATDNIAKHLGDGEDGDAIPDEEFD